The nucleotide sequence AACGCTAAGTGCCGCTTTTTGCATGATTGCAACAGGAAGCCGTACAGACGGGCTATTGCCCCATTTTTTTACTGTGACCTGAGCCATTTATCACCTCTACAATTCAACGTCCGAGTTTTAATAGTAGCACTCTAATTTAAATGTATCAACATTGTTGATTGTGTTAATGTGACTAAACACATAAACACATAAACACATTATCGCGTGTGTAACTAACTGATTTCACAGGTCAGGTATGTTTTTCTTATAATTTAATGTGTTTTTGCTTAAATACACATTAACACAAATACACATTGATTATTTTTTGGCTTCCTTAGATAATGAAAAAAACACAAACAAACATATGAGGTTTTCCAGTGAAAGTAATTTCTTTTTTAAATCCGAAAGGCGGCTCTGGAAAAACAACCACCGTCATAAATGTTGCTACTGCTATGCAGAAAGCAGGTTATTTATTAGCAGTTGTAGATACAGATCCTCAAATGAGCCTATCTAACTGGTCTAAAGAAGGGAACTGTGATTATGATGTTTTCACCGCCGCCAGTGAGAAAGACGTTTATAGCATCCGTAAAGATCTAAGTGATTATGATTTTGTCATTGTAGATGGAGCTGGTTCACTTTCTGTCATTACATCAGCAGCAGTTATGGTTAGTGATCTAGTTATAATTCCAGTCTCGCCAAGCCCTCTTGATTTTTCCGCAGCCGGTAGTGTTACATCGGTCCTCGAAGCTCAAGCATACAGCCGTAAAGTAGAAGCTAGATTTCTGATTACTCGTAAAATTGACCAAACAACTATGTTGCAAGTATTAAAAGACAACCTCAAAGATACTGGCTTGCCTTCTTTCAAAACAGCTATTTCTCAACGGCAGAGCTATATCAAATCTATTCTAGATGGTAAGAGTATTTTTGAAACTAATGATGGAAATGCAAAAGGCGAGATAGAAATACTAACCAGAGAAATTTTGACTATTTTTGAGTCATAATGTGTATTCACACATTAACACATTAACACGAACGTGTATCTACACGTGTGCGCTAAAACACATAAGCGCATATGTGTTTTGAAATTAAAAGAGATACTTTATGGCACTTAAAAAAGTTAACGAATCAGCAAATTCACAGAAAATGAAATTCGGTGAAAACAGAGACTTAGATAAAATTCTTGATAAAAGTACAAAAACCAAACGCATTAATGTAGATCTTGACGAAGATACTCAAATTCGATTCAAAGCTGCATGTGTCAAACGAAACACCACAATGAAAGATGTAATATCAGATTATGTTCATCAGTGGCTAAAGGAAAATGAATAGGTAGTGGTTTTATAGGGATGATATTTCATCCCTTTTTATTGTACTTTTATCTCAATTTCACTAGGTAACATTCAAAACAAAAGTGCCTCATGCTCAATTATTCGAGCCAATCTGGTAGTTTTGGCAATAGTTGTTTTTTCCACGGCTCTTGCTCTCCAAGATCCCAAACTTCAGTGTTGTATGTCCCTGTTCCACCAAAATCAAAGCATGGTCGTAACTGCGATATGTAGCAGTATGCGAGAAAGCCGTTCTCTCTCTTGCGTACCAATTCAGTCCAACCGACCGCGTATACATCTTGCAGATATCCTTCCCAAGCAAACAGTACACCGGTATTGCTCCAATGTTCTAACTCAGGATAAAACTTTCTTATTTCCTTTATAAAATCAATCACGTCACTATTGAATTCATTATCTGGACATGGATTACTGGGGTTCCGTTGGAACGTTTCTTCATTAAAAACAAACATGCTCCGGTCCTCTACTTTAACTGGTAGTGTTTTTGCTTTTTATTATTGTACCTGTGATTTAATTCTTCACTTAGATTTTAGATTGATTACCTATAAAGCCTAAAATATTTTTATATGTGCGTACACACATTAACACATATGTGTATATGTGACGAATCACACACAAATACACAAATACACATTAACACATATACACATGGGTGTTTATGTGTATAATTAGTTTTGCCATACGTTATA is from Proteus sp. ZN5 and encodes:
- a CDS encoding AAA family ATPase translates to MKVISFLNPKGGSGKTTTVINVATAMQKAGYLLAVVDTDPQMSLSNWSKEGNCDYDVFTAASEKDVYSIRKDLSDYDFVIVDGAGSLSVITSAAVMVSDLVIIPVSPSPLDFSAAGSVTSVLEAQAYSRKVEARFLITRKIDQTTMLQVLKDNLKDTGLPSFKTAISQRQSYIKSILDGKSIFETNDGNAKGEIEILTREILTIFES
- a CDS encoding plasmid partition protein ParG; protein product: MALKKVNESANSQKMKFGENRDLDKILDKSTKTKRINVDLDEDTQIRFKAACVKRNTTMKDVISDYVHQWLKENE